The following are encoded together in the Drosophila takahashii strain IR98-3 E-12201 chromosome X, DtakHiC1v2, whole genome shotgun sequence genome:
- the tsg gene encoding protein twisted gastrulation, which translates to MRNVSLGREFLTRMQLLLSNSLCLLLLILSLNLAPRPSLANDDGCNEVVCGSVVSKCLITQSCQCKLNDSHCFKDCLNCLGELFVECCGCLDMCPKHKDVLPSLTPRSEIGDIEGLPELFDTLTAEDDEGWSTIRFPMRAGFKQRVQGGGSSSSDTGNGSGNGGSVQCTVIYVNSCIRSNKCRQQCESMGASSYRWFHDGCCECVGGDCLNYGINESRCRGCPDDQDQEAEQDLERFFGSEELDEDGWSYGEDDEFS; encoded by the coding sequence ATGCGTAATGTGTCATTAGGCCGCGAGTTCTTGACCAGAATGCAGCTGCTCCTGTCCAACTCCCtttgcctgctgctgctgatcctgAGCCTGAACCTGGCTCCTCGGCCATCGCTGGCCAACGATGATGGGTGCAACGAGGTGGTCTGCGGATCGGTGGTCTCCAAGTGCCTGATCACCCAAAGCTGCCAGTGCAAGTTGAACGACAGCCATTGCTTCAAGGACTGCCTGAATTGCTTGGGCGAGCTGTTTGTCGAGTGTTGTGGCTGCTTGGACATGTGTCCCAAGCACAAGGATGTCCTGCCCTCGCTGACGCCGCGCTCGGAGATTGGGGATATTGAGGGACTGCCGGAGTTATTTGACACCTTGACAGCCGAGGATGACGAGGGATGGTCGACTATACGGTTTCCCATGCGAGCTGGCTTCAAGCAGCGGGTTCAGGGAGGAGGCTCCAGCTCCTCTGAcaccggaaacggaagcggAAATGGTGGCTCCGTCCAGTGCACCGTGATATATGTGAACTCGTGCATCCGGTCGAACAAGTGCCGGCAGCAGTGCGAGAGCATGGGCGCGAGCAGCTATCGGTGGTTCCACGACGGATGCTGCGAGTGCGTGGGCGGCGACTGCCTGAACTATGGGATCAATGAGAGTCGCTGCCGCGGCTGTCCGGATGATCAGGACCAGGAGGCCGAGCAGGATCTGGAGCGCTTCTTTGGCAGCGAGGAGCTCGACGAGGACGGTTGGAGCTACGGCGAGGATGATGAGTTCTCCTAA
- the gd gene encoding serine protease gd: protein MRLPLTALCICILILCIELVSKAVAQGMPVSPCPKIFQYRFDGSEWFGLMAVRSPDGHQPLHIRVTLSMRGKPTTNYLGEIELLTRGKFAHNAPVLYKIRFPKHHFPPKLLLLSANNHVICFGSGEHSIFMTQIQLEHIRKLAFIPDKISSLLLDPHEQGEGEEADTKAEEEAKKTHIQFKKKPFVQALKDICGRIDRDLDFRLSQKRDQEGEQEQESEPILGSEAITSPVFVEDNDGEDAHGLEHFVDETEEEENESLDDSASLPSITRGSWPWLAAIYVNNLTSLDFQCGGTLVSGRVVISSAHCFKLFNKRFTSNEVLVFLGRHNLKNWNEEGSLAAPVDGIYIHPDFNSQLSSYDADIAVIMLKDEVRFNTFIRPACLWSGSSKAEYIVGEQGIVIGWSFDRANRTQDQKLSPVALGGKKSSDSHSAPKVVKAPVVGNAECFRANAHFRSLSSNRTFCAGIHTEERDRHQQISASIYTGISGAGLFIRRNNRWMLRGTVSAALPAVESPEPGYVCCRSQYIIYADVAKFLDWITAFVI from the exons ATGCGGCTGCCCCTGACGGCGCTCTGCATCTGCATTCTGATCCTCTGCATCGAGCTCGTGTCCAAGGCGGTCGCCCAGGGGATGCCCGTCAGTCCGTGTCCCAAGATATTCCAGTACCGCTTCGACGGCAGCGAGTGGTTCGGCCTGATGGCCGTGCGCAGTCCGGATGGCCACCAGCCGCTCCACATCCGGGTGACGCTCTCCATGCGGGGCAAGCCCACAACG AACTACCTTGGTGAAATCGAGCTACTGACCCGCGGAAAGTTCGCCCACAACGCGCCGGTGCTCTACAAGATCCGTTTCCCCAAGCACCACTTCCCACCCAAACTGCTCCTCCTGTCGGCCAACAACCATGTGATCTGCTTTGGATCCGGCG AGCACAGCATCTTCATGACCCAAATCCAGTTGGAGCACATCAGGAAATTGGCCTTTATTCCGGATAAGATCAGCTCCCTACTGTTGGATCCTCACGagcagggggagggggaggaggcAGACACGAAGGCGGAAGAGGAGGCGAAGAAGACGCACATCCAGTTCAAGAA AAAACCCTTTGTTCAGGCGCTTAAGGATATTTGCGGACGCATCGACAGGGATCTCGACTTTCGGCTGTCCCAAAAAAGGGATCAGGAAGGGGAACAGGAACAGGAATCGGAACCTATCCTTGGCTCAGAAGCCATAACATCGCCGGTGTTTGTTGAAGACAACGACGGAGAGGATGCTCATGGCTTGGAGCACTTTGTAGACGAAACGGAAGAGGAAGAAAACGAATCGCTGGATGATAGTGCGAGCCTGCCGTCGATCACCAGGGGATCCTGGCCCTGGCTGGCGGCCATCTATGTGAACAACCTGACCTCCTTGGACTTCCAGTGCGGCGGAACCCTCGTCTCGGGGCGCGTGGTCATCAGCTCGGCGCACTGCTTCAAGTTGTTCAACAAGCGCTTCACATCCAACGAGGTCCTCGTCTTCTTGGGCCGGCATAATCTCAAGAACTGGAACGAGGAGGGCTCATTGGCGGCCCCCGTGGACGGCATTTACATCCATCCCGACTTCAACAGTCAGCTGAGCAGCTACGATGCGGATATCGCCGTGATCATGCTCAAGGACGAAGTTCG ATTCAACACCTTCATTCGCCCCGCTTGCCTGTGGTCCGGTTCCAGCAAGGCGGAGTACATTGTAGGCGAGCAGGGCATCGTCATTGGCTGGAGCTTTGACAGAGCGAACAGGACGCAGGATCAGAAGCTGTCGCCGGTGGCTCTGGGGGGTAAGAAATCCAGCGATTCGCACAGTGCCCCCAAGGTGGTGAAGGCTCCGGTTGTCGGGAATGCCGAGTGCTTTCGGGCTAATGCCCACTTTCGCAGCCTCTCCTCCAACCGAACTTTTTGCGCCGGCATCCACACGGAGGAGCGGGATCGCCATCAGCAGATCAGTGCCAGCATTTACACAGGCATTTCGGGAGCCGGGCTTTTTATCCGGCGTAACAATCGCTGGATGCTGCGCGGCACAGTGTCAGCTGCCCTGCCCGCCGTTGAATCGCCAGAACCGGGTTACGTTTGCTGTAGAAGCCAGTACATTATATATGCTGACGTGGCCAAGTTCCTCGATTGGATCACGGCCTTCGTAATTTAA